The Natrinema pellirubrum DSM 15624 region CCCCGAGCCGGAGAAACACGTTTGCGATGGAGACACCGCGTGACAGCCGTCTCACCGTTTCACTCGGCGGTTGTGTCCGTGGGTTCGCTCGCCGTGTTCGCCGTCGACTCGGATGCGTCGCTCGCTGTCGATTCGTCGGTCTCCTCGGCCGCGAGTTCGGCCTCGTCGATGGCCGCCTCGGCGAGGATTTCCTCGCCGTCGATCCCCTGTTCCTCGGCGATCGCCAGCAACAGTGCGCGCTGCTCGGTGAGTTGGTGGTCCATGCGCGTGACCGTGTCGTGGGTCTCGTCCATCTCCTCCTCGAGTCCCGTTATCCGGTCCTGGAGCTTCTGTACCTGCTTGTACATCGCTTCGGCACGGTCCGAAAGGCCCTGAATCTTCTTTGCAGTGCTGCCAAGTCCCATACCCGGACGATGTGTCGGAGCGCTAATGGGCC contains the following coding sequences:
- a CDS encoding DUF5798 family protein, which translates into the protein MGLGSTAKKIQGLSDRAEAMYKQVQKLQDRITGLEEEMDETHDTVTRMDHQLTEQRALLLAIAEEQGIDGEEILAEAAIDEAELAAEETDESTASDASESTANTASEPTDTTAE